Proteins encoded in a region of the Geobacillus genomosp. 3 genome:
- the dapF gene encoding diaminopimelate epimerase — MCSFSFTKMHGLGNSYIYVDMFRETLPEDELPAIARRVSDVNTGIGSDGLILICPSDEAPVKMRIFNSDGSEGKNCGNGLRCVAKYAYEHGLVGDRSFLIETLSGLVEAEVTVEHGKVTSVTVDMGEPRLARSAIPMTGPEAAQVVAEPFAVNGRDYAITAVSMGNPHVIFYVEDIETAPVTTLGPLVEKDPRFPEGVNVEFVEVVNERELHFRVWERGSGVTQACGTGACAAVVASVLNGKTARGAETVVHLAGGDLQIVWGHDGRVRMTGPAETVCTGVYYYQNRQNG; from the coding sequence GTGTGCTCATTTTCGTTCACCAAAATGCATGGGTTGGGAAATAGTTACATATATGTCGATATGTTTCGTGAAACGCTTCCGGAAGACGAGCTGCCGGCGATCGCCCGCCGCGTTTCGGATGTCAACACCGGCATCGGTTCGGACGGGTTGATTCTCATTTGCCCGTCGGATGAGGCGCCGGTGAAAATGCGCATTTTTAACAGCGACGGCTCGGAAGGGAAAAACTGCGGGAACGGCTTGCGCTGCGTCGCGAAATATGCGTATGAGCACGGCCTCGTCGGCGACCGCTCGTTTTTGATTGAAACGCTCTCCGGGCTTGTCGAGGCGGAAGTGACGGTCGAACATGGCAAGGTGACGAGCGTGACCGTCGATATGGGCGAGCCGCGCCTCGCGCGAAGCGCCATTCCGATGACCGGACCGGAAGCGGCGCAAGTGGTCGCCGAGCCGTTTGCCGTAAACGGGCGGGACTATGCGATTACCGCCGTTTCAATGGGCAACCCGCACGTCATTTTTTATGTTGAGGATATTGAAACAGCGCCGGTGACAACGCTCGGCCCGCTCGTCGAAAAAGACCCGCGCTTTCCGGAAGGGGTGAACGTCGAATTTGTCGAAGTCGTCAATGAGCGCGAGCTGCATTTCCGCGTCTGGGAGCGCGGCTCGGGCGTGACGCAGGCGTGCGGAACCGGGGCGTGCGCGGCCGTCGTCGCTTCGGTGTTGAACGGCAAAACGGCGCGCGGGGCGGAAACGGTCGTCCATTTGGCCGGCGGGGATTTACAAATCGTCTGGGGGCACGACGGACGCGTGCGGATGACCGGACCGGCGGAGACGGTGTGCACCGGCGTGTACTATTATCAAAACAGGCAGAACGGTTGA
- a CDS encoding YuzB family protein codes for MMLPIIEFCISNLASGSHKAMEMLEKDPNLDIIEYSCLSYCTRCAETLFALVNGEFVSGETPEQLVENIYKHLEENPMF; via the coding sequence ATGATGTTGCCGATCATTGAATTTTGCATCAGCAACTTGGCGAGCGGATCGCACAAGGCGATGGAAATGCTCGAAAAAGATCCGAATTTGGATATCATCGAATACAGCTGTTTAAGTTATTGCACGCGCTGTGCGGAAACGTTGTTTGCGCTCGTCAACGGCGAATTTGTCAGCGGCGAGACGCCGGAGCAGCTCGTGGAAAATATTTATAAACATCTGGAAGAAAATCCGATGTTTTGA
- a CDS encoding NAD(P)/FAD-dependent oxidoreductase has translation MRQLVLLGGGYGNMRILQRLLPDALPNDIHIILIDRVPYHCLKTEYYALAAGTISDHHIRVPFPDHPQFTYQFGEVVSIDLDKRLVHLKDGGSVRYDDLVIGLGCEDKYHGVPGADAYTYSIQSIDKARAAYEALNNLPPNATVGIVGAGLSGVELASELAESRPDLHIKLFDRGERILPMFPKRLSDYVEGWFVEHGVEIVRHSNVTKVEPGVLYNHDEPITCDVIVWTAGIQPNRVVRELNVEKDKQGRVVLTKRHHIPGYENAYVVGDCASLPHSPSAQLAEGQAEQIVQVLQKRWNGEEPPSEFPPIKLKGILGSLGKKHGFGLVADRPLTGRVPRLLKSGVLWMYKYHNGY, from the coding sequence ATGAGACAACTTGTACTGCTTGGCGGAGGATACGGCAACATGCGCATTTTGCAGCGCCTCCTCCCGGACGCATTGCCCAACGACATTCATATTATCCTCATTGATCGCGTTCCATACCATTGTTTAAAAACGGAATATTACGCGTTAGCGGCAGGGACGATCAGCGATCACCATATTCGCGTCCCGTTTCCGGATCATCCGCAGTTCACATACCAGTTCGGCGAAGTCGTCTCGATCGATTTGGACAAGCGGCTCGTCCATCTGAAAGACGGAGGCAGTGTCCGTTATGACGATCTTGTCATCGGACTTGGCTGCGAAGACAAATACCACGGGGTGCCGGGCGCTGATGCCTACACGTACAGCATTCAGTCGATCGACAAAGCGCGCGCCGCGTATGAGGCGCTGAACAACTTGCCGCCCAACGCGACGGTCGGCATCGTCGGCGCAGGGTTGAGCGGCGTCGAGCTGGCAAGCGAATTGGCGGAAAGCCGCCCGGATTTGCACATTAAGCTGTTTGACCGCGGCGAGCGCATTTTGCCGATGTTTCCGAAACGGCTGAGCGATTATGTCGAAGGATGGTTTGTCGAACATGGCGTTGAAATCGTCCGCCATTCGAACGTCACGAAAGTTGAGCCGGGCGTCTTGTACAACCATGACGAGCCGATCACATGCGATGTCATCGTCTGGACGGCCGGCATTCAACCGAACCGCGTCGTCCGCGAGCTGAACGTAGAAAAAGATAAACAAGGCCGCGTCGTCTTGACAAAGCGACACCACATCCCCGGCTATGAAAACGCATACGTTGTCGGCGACTGTGCGAGCTTGCCGCATTCGCCGAGCGCCCAGCTCGCCGAGGGGCAGGCGGAGCAAATCGTTCAAGTGCTGCAAAAGCGTTGGAACGGCGAAGAGCCGCCGAGCGAATTCCCGCCGATCAAGCTCAAAGGCATTCTCGGCTCGCTCGGCAAAAAACACGGCTTTGGTCTCGTCGCCGACCGCCCGCTCACCGGCCGGGTGCCGCGCCTTTTAAAGTCCGGTGTTCTTTGGATGTATAAATACCATAACGGCTATTAA
- a CDS encoding YuzD family protein — translation MTLKPIEICVYGADVICSSCVQLPSSKETYEWLEAALRRKYPDQPFRITYVDIFAPPADDEAKRKLAQTIVEEDWVYPVVVVEEEVVAEGNPRLKAIYAEMEKHGYRSS, via the coding sequence ATGACGTTGAAGCCGATTGAAATTTGTGTGTATGGAGCGGATGTCATTTGCTCGTCATGCGTGCAGCTGCCGTCGTCGAAAGAGACGTACGAATGGCTTGAGGCCGCGCTGCGCCGCAAATATCCCGATCAGCCGTTTCGGATCACGTACGTCGACATTTTCGCGCCGCCGGCTGACGATGAGGCAAAGCGGAAACTGGCGCAGACGATCGTCGAGGAAGATTGGGTGTACCCGGTCGTGGTCGTGGAAGAGGAAGTCGTGGCTGAAGGCAATCCGCGGCTGAAGGCCATTTATGCGGAAATGGAGAAACACGGCTACCGTTCGTCGTAG
- a CDS encoding NifU family protein: MEMTDQEIKEQVQEVLDKLRPFLLRDGGDCELVDVEEGVVKLRLLGACGSCPSSTITLKAGIERALFEEVPGVVEVEQVF; the protein is encoded by the coding sequence ATGGAAATGACGGATCAAGAAATCAAAGAACAAGTGCAAGAAGTTTTAGATAAACTCCGCCCGTTCCTGCTTCGCGACGGCGGCGACTGCGAACTTGTCGATGTTGAAGAAGGCGTCGTCAAACTCCGCCTTCTCGGCGCGTGCGGCAGCTGCCCGAGCTCGACGATCACGTTAAAAGCGGGAATCGAGCGCGCCTTGTTCGAAGAAGTGCCGGGCGTCGTGGAAGTCGAACAAGTGTTTTAA
- the thrB gene encoding homoserine kinase, translated as MKEDEMLKIVVPGSTANLGPGFDSVGLAVNRYLTLDVRLADEWSFAPKTAEVRGIPRGTDNLVYQVADEVADAHGCQLPGCAVDVYSDIPFTRGLGSSAAAVVAGIELADALLGLGLSREQKMEWATRYEGHPDNVGASLYGGLVIGCYREAGVDVVHVPELSVELVAIIPSYELETKKARGRLPEQWPRQRAVEASAVSNVLVAALLTKNWKLAGRMMAADLFHQPYRKPLVPELERAEALAAEYGAIGAVLSGAGPTVLVVAEPGAGGRLERQLRPHFPACEVARLAVEPHGSRVYKLALEA; from the coding sequence ATGAAGGAAGACGAGATGTTGAAAATCGTCGTGCCGGGAAGCACGGCGAATTTAGGGCCCGGCTTTGATTCGGTCGGGCTCGCCGTCAACCGTTACTTGACGCTTGACGTCCGGTTGGCGGACGAGTGGTCGTTTGCGCCCAAAACAGCGGAGGTGCGCGGCATTCCGCGCGGGACGGACAATTTGGTGTACCAAGTGGCGGACGAGGTGGCGGATGCGCACGGCTGCCAGCTGCCGGGCTGTGCGGTCGACGTGTACAGCGACATTCCGTTTACGCGCGGGTTGGGGAGCAGCGCGGCGGCGGTCGTCGCCGGCATTGAGCTCGCCGATGCGCTGCTTGGGCTAGGCTTGTCGCGCGAACAGAAGATGGAATGGGCGACCCGCTATGAAGGCCATCCCGACAATGTCGGCGCCTCGCTGTACGGGGGGCTGGTCATCGGCTGCTACCGCGAAGCGGGGGTGGATGTCGTCCATGTGCCGGAACTGAGTGTGGAGCTCGTCGCCATTATCCCCAGTTACGAGCTGGAAACGAAAAAAGCGCGCGGACGGCTGCCGGAACAATGGCCGCGGCAGCGGGCGGTCGAGGCGAGCGCCGTCAGCAACGTCCTTGTCGCCGCCTTGCTCACGAAAAACTGGAAGCTCGCCGGCCGGATGATGGCGGCCGATTTGTTCCACCAACCGTATCGGAAACCGCTCGTTCCAGAACTCGAGCGGGCCGAGGCGCTCGCTGCGGAATACGGGGCGATCGGCGCGGTGCTGAGCGGAGCGGGGCCGACGGTGCTCGTCGTTGCCGAGCCGGGGGCAGGCGGGCGTCTCGAACGGCAGCTGCGCCCGCATTTCCCGGCGTGTGAAGTCGCAAGGCTCGCGGTCGAGCCGCACGGCAGCCGCGTCTACAAGCTGGCGCTCGAGGCATAA